GAGAAGCAAGGAAGAGACTGTTTAATTTATTCTAGCAATGCAGATATACGATACACTGTGCTATACTATCTCTGAGAATGCTAGTAGAAAGCATATTTCTGTAGTGTTTTACATCACCTTTATTATAAAGCATGaaaaaataccttttttaaatgacaaatcaAAAGTTGTTGCCTTCTTATGAACATTCtttaataaacttatttaaaaactcaaaaaaaaaaagaagatgcctCTAAGAGCTAATGGACAGGGACAGTAATGAAATGAAGACTAGATAATTTGTAGCGGATGTGATCATTATAAGCCCAGTTCAAAAGTCATATAATTTTTCCATCATTAGTATGTCGATGCAATTATGCCCGACTCTGACCTTTTGTATTTCTTGACCTGATAATTGAAAAGGGACTGAGAGACTTCCAGTATAGCACCCCCTCACTGACATGTATAGGTGAAATACAAGTCAGAAATATCCGTGCCTGCCGGAATGCAACGGTGGGGTCCGGGAAGAAGCCACCTAAAAAAAGACCATAgtgggagagaggggagaccaagcacataatagagagacagagtcagtctGATAGTGTCAAGGCTCCTTTTATTGCAGGTGCAAGGCAAGAAAATATATGCTTGAGGTAAAAGGGGGGTGGTGGTGATTAAAGAAGGTttgtaccaggagggaacatgaagaatggTTATTGTTATGGTTTGTGGCCGTTGGTCTTAGCGACGCCTGTTTTCAggaggtaacttgtttgttcagTTTCCCAAAGATCCTTATCTTGTTTCAGGTCAAGTTGTCCccaaatatggtctctgacacAGAAACATAAGTAATTAATAAACAAAGTGGAAGTATGAGTCATTCAAGTCCCCCATTATAACCTGAATCATTATTTCCAAAGTTATTCTGGTTGTTAAGCCTAAATATTGATACAGAGTTAGATTTTATTGCTTATGAATTCCTTTGatttagaaattctgaaaaaaaaataaatgaatggatgataaaaaaaaacttattaaattTATTCTGCTAAATTCTGGATGTTCAAATACATGCAAACACAATATCTAACTTTAAGAATTCCCTTTCTAAAAGTATTTGGGAAGAACTATATAACCAAGTAACCATGGAGGAGCAGTTATTCTTGAATGTTATATACCCTTGGTGGCAAGCCTATTGCACATGTGCATAGGACatgcagagctctctctgtgggcatgtgaaCTGTCACCTGCTAAAGTTCATTGCCAGAAAGGCATAGCTATTTGGTGGATCTGtaatctttcccctctccactggacatgaggacattttttcactttacctgtccctctgcccagcatccccATGGGAGTGCTAACTCACTCCCCTATGGGTTAAGGTGGGCAGTTCATATGGTAGGACTGAAGGGGAGTGGAGCACTTAGGTCACTCCCTTCTCCCTGTCTATGAATGTCCTTACTTCACcagcccctctgctcagcagtccaatgggagtgcttcttcctttGTCTGGGTTAAGGTGGGGAGGCACGTAGAGTGTGTGGTACAGCATCTAGGGGGGCATAGAACCTGGTGTCTTGTGGGGTACAGCAcataatctctaaaaggtttgccatcactccAATATGCTATTTTTGTCTATTTCCATGccgtaataaatatatataaagataaaaaatgagtATGAGTATTAGTACAGATTTTaatatgttatttctttttaataacaGGCATGGAATGATTAGTCTTAAAGACAGAACTTTTCCAAACTCTCTGTATGACATACCAAGACACGCATTCTCTGTTTCCCCTGCCTTTCTCTGCATCTGGCTTTGTCTATCTATATTTGtctatatctctgtctccctccaaCCTTCCTCATCCACATGCAATATTACTAAAGTTTTACCGAAGTTTTTTTCTAtgaaaatgtaaaatgctttagCTTTTTTCAGATCTTGGTACATCCTTCATCCTCAGAACAATCTTGTTTGGTGCTGTTAAAATCCCATTGTACAATGAAGAAACGGTGAGGGAGGACAGTGATGTGACTTGGTTAGTTAGGACATATAAAAAAATGTCAGAGTAGGAATTGACTGCAGGTCTTCCAGTACCCAACTTGTAAGGTCTATTCACTGCAGAACAAAGATGctaattatctttaaaaagataaaaggcTAATGTGATGAAAATTCACTGATATATTAAAGCCCTAAGCTTGGGTGAAAACTTATAGTTTCACTAGTCTAAGATGACTTGGTAGTTATTTTGAAATAAGTTCTGGACATAGATGTACATGATTACATTCATATTATACACAAAGAGGGGACAAAGTGGATTGAAAATTGGATTAGAGATcaaaatacttattttaaaatcttatatcAGGCATGCTTGACCATGGCCAGGACATGTCATTTTTCTTGaccacagttttctcatcaacAAAATGGGATCACTAATAGCACTAACCTTACCATAACCTTACATAATCTTACCTTGAGGATTACataagataacatgtaaaacattttataaaacaaGGCATTGTAtaagttttattaattattattaatatgaacATTTTGAAGTATCAGTAATTCAAACTAATTTGATCTTAGTTTGCTTTAAGAGATATACCATCTCCTAGACTAGTGATTCAAATCAATAAGTACCATGTCAGATGATTCacttaaatatatgtatttcctcCTAAGTTTCACATTTTGTGGACAAGGATTAGATAGAAAGCAAAGATAGGTCAATTCTATTGGGAAAGATTTTCTACCATAGGAAGACTGGTTGAAAGTATTGAATCTGGTGAGTTAACCTGGTGAGAGCAATATCAAGGTTTTGAGCTGCAGTAAAATGGCAGGTATGAAAACGATCCAGATGATTTTATGGATgtcacaaaaaaaatgaaaatagatttaCTTTCTCTGGTTCCCAAAGGCAGAATTAGTAGCAACAAGAGGAACTCAATAAGGGAAATAACTCATTGTATCCAGGAACACTCCCCAACATTAAAATTATGAACAACAGAAAGAATTGCTGTAGTACacaataatgttttgttttattttgatttcctttgaGGTTCCAACAAATGGTTGAGAGTCATTTTTTCAAGTGCATCATAGTAGAAAGGACTTGTGTTCAAAGCAATAGTGTGAACTACATAGTCTTTGAGGTCCCTCTTAAATTTGATAATGTATGAACTCACAATTTGTGCAAAAACATTCAAGCAAATGAGTTACTAATTATAACTAATGATATTCTATTTGATTCAGGAGAAAATGATGAGAATTTTCCCCCTCAGACACATAAGTTGCTTAAAAGGAGATGGGAGAGGTGTGCTTGCCTATTTTAAACTgcaagatcttttttttcttcttggtatATTACAGAATGAATTTGCATTGATTTTCTATGGTTCTTTTAAGGGCAtttttcacctctttgttcctcaaGCTGTAGATCAAAGGGTTAAGCATAGGAATGACCAAGGTATAAAACACAGAAGCCATTTGGTCCGTTTCAAAGGAGTGGCTGGATTGTGGCTGCAAGTACATAAAGAGAAGAGTCCCATAGAACACAACCACGACAGTGAGATGGGAGAAACAGGTGGAAAAAGCTTTGTGCCTGCCCGCAGCAGAATTCATCCTGAGGATGGCCACAAGGATGAGAATGTAGGATATGAGAACAATCATGAGAGAGGAAAGCAAATTTAAagcacaaaaaataaatacaattaattcTATTTCTTGTGTGTCCGAGCATAGAAGGGACAATATGGGAAGAGTGTCACAGTAGAAATGCTTGATTACATTTGAATCACAAAAGgataaagtaaaaattttaacTACGATGAGCAATGACACAAAGATGCTATAAATGTAAGGGATGGCCACCAAGGCCAAACACACAATATCTGACATAATGACCATATAGAGTAGGGGCTTACAGATAGCTACATAGCGGTCATATGCCATGGCAGACAGAATGAAAAATTCACTGATCATGAATGTCATAAAGACAAAGAGCTGGGTTGCACACCAGTTGTAGgagatgatatttttttctactaCGAAATTGACCAACATTTTTGGACCAATAGAGGTGGAATAACCAAGATCAGTAAGTGCCAGGTGCCTGAGGAAAAAGTACAAGGGAGTTTGCAGATGGGAATCAATCTTGGTTAGGATGATCATGCCCAAGTTTCTCACCACAGTCACAGTGTAGATGAGGAGGAACAACAGAAAGAGCGGGGCTTGTAGTTCTGACTTGTCTGTGAGCCCCACAAGAATAAATTCAGTAATCTGGATGACTGTGGTTTCGTTCCCTCTGTCCATTTCTTCTATGTAGGGATTCTACCTTGGAAAGAGAACACAAGCTCTTTCTTAAAATTGTTTCCACCACCGACAGGGGTTGTTAGCATGTGATATTGCTGTCCAGAAAGTGAACACTGATTCTTCTAACAAATTCCAGGATATTACAGCAGCTCTCTTTaatccaaacaaaaaaaacagtGTTTGAGCACAGAAATTTTATAGTAAATATAATTGGTTAATTATGGAATCATTTATGAAGAAAATAGAGTAGGgctaaaatataaataagttcTTTTGAGTGTAAGTGCTTACATTGGATGAGGGGGAGGTTACTTATTTGGGGTTTATCTGAAGCCTTTCagtgtgacattaaaaaaaatgaggacctCCATATTCATTACATCTTCTCCTCTTGGTTTTTCCTATCACTGACAGAATCCTTTCCTGGTTAAACTATGAAGTTTCAGGTATTGACAGTCTAGGTATTTTCTATTCTTGTCCTATTTAGGCATATTAATGGACTTATCCATGAAGCTTAAGAGCATCTATTTAGTTTAGTATGGACTGAACTCAGCAATGCTCTATTTCTGGAGTTccaatttggccttagacatgtAATgactgtgttatcctgggcaagtcatttcattctgtttgcctcagttattcatctgtaaaatctgt
This DNA window, taken from Monodelphis domestica isolate mMonDom1 chromosome 6, mMonDom1.pri, whole genome shotgun sequence, encodes the following:
- the LOC100619374 gene encoding olfactory receptor 8K3-like — translated: MDRGNETTVIQITEFILVGLTDKSELQAPLFLLFLLIYTVTVVRNLGMIILTKIDSHLQTPLYFFLRHLALTDLGYSTSIGPKMLVNFVVEKNIISYNWCATQLFVFMTFMISEFFILSAMAYDRYVAICKPLLYMVIMSDIVCLALVAIPYIYSIFVSLLIVVKIFTLSFCDSNVIKHFYCDTLPILSLLCSDTQEIELIVFIFCALNLLSSLMIVLISYILILVAILRMNSAAGRHKAFSTCFSHLTVVVVFYGTLLFMYLQPQSSHSFETDQMASVFYTLVIPMLNPLIYSLRNKEVKNALKRTIENQCKFIL